A window of Komagataeibacter medellinensis NBRC 3288 contains these coding sequences:
- a CDS encoding efflux RND transporter permease subunit, with protein sequence MSDFFIRRPIFAWVVALLISLLGVIALMTLPIGQYPSIAPPPVTVSVTYPGASAETVLKTVVQPIEEQMYGLDGLEYISSSAQQDGTAQVVLTFIQGTDPNIAQVQVQNRMTVAQALLPPDVVAQGVKITKATKSFTLIAMLVSEDNRLDSYALGDFVANHLQEPVTRVTGIGDYTFFGSEYAMRIWVKPEKLTSYGMTVTDVRNAVTNQNFQVSSGEIGALPSPDEQVLDAVILGPQRLTTPEDFQNILLKVNPDGTQVRLRDVARVELGAQSFQPKGLVDGHPAAGLALNLAPGANQIQTVSTVKALFDRAASSFPAGVHVVYAYDTAPFVMESMHEVVETLVIAIGLVVVVMYVFLQNFRATLIPTIAVPVVLLGTFAVIQASGFMLNTLTMLALVLAIGLLVDDAIVVVENVERLMAEENLSPADATSRSMKEITGALFGITMVLSVVFLPMAFFGGSAGIIYRQFSITIIAAMTLSVITAITFTPALCATILRPSHGQATKGPFGWFNRSFDALLEYYGRIVVRLNATPLAWGGYLFLSVAAVLCFFKLSEGFLPDEDQEVVFVQVQSPLNSSAHVTERVQKDIREYVQAHDKGAVENVLTVFGFHFGGRSQSAGFIAVKLKHIDERTGAVRTAQDIASDINGHFATYGVAQVVAFLPPPVIELGNASGFDFELTNPGGIPYEQFSQAKDQLIAMARKDPRLVAVRLNGLDDAPQWHLNVLRERANAYSVSNSDINDTIGSAFGSAYINQFNMSGRAKKVFLQGEMDSRLQPRDLEKWFVRNTQGQMVPLTAFTDPKWEIGAQKQDVYNGVPAFEILGAPAAGISSSEAMKIMEDYAAKLPVGLSHEWSSISYEQQQSAGQSGKLYAVSLIVVILCLAGLYESWSIPVAVMLVIPLGILGAALATFLRGLANDIYFQVGLLTTVGLATKNAILIVEFAKMHYDAGATLADAALIAAKERLRPILMTSFAFIVGTLPLALATGAGSAAHIAIGTAVVGGMTGATVLAVLFVPKFFVSVLTLFRVQRNAPDKPPVSTAEEGGAH encoded by the coding sequence ATGTCAGATTTCTTTATCCGAAGGCCAATTTTTGCCTGGGTCGTTGCTCTTCTAATCTCGCTTCTGGGCGTTATTGCGCTCATGACCCTACCTATTGGCCAATATCCCAGTATCGCACCTCCACCAGTTACCGTCAGTGTTACTTATCCAGGTGCCTCCGCTGAAACAGTGTTGAAAACTGTTGTGCAGCCCATTGAAGAGCAGATGTATGGTCTTGATGGGCTGGAATATATCTCATCGTCTGCGCAGCAGGATGGCACAGCGCAGGTGGTGCTGACCTTTATTCAGGGCACGGATCCAAATATCGCCCAGGTGCAGGTGCAAAACCGCATGACAGTGGCGCAGGCACTCCTGCCGCCAGATGTGGTTGCCCAGGGCGTGAAAATTACCAAGGCAACCAAGAGTTTTACTCTGATCGCCATGTTGGTAAGTGAGGATAACCGGCTCGATTCCTATGCTCTGGGGGATTTTGTCGCTAACCATCTTCAGGAACCGGTTACGCGGGTCACGGGTATTGGTGACTACACCTTCTTCGGTTCAGAATATGCAATGCGCATATGGGTCAAACCGGAGAAACTGACCAGCTACGGGATGACTGTAACGGATGTTCGCAACGCGGTTACAAATCAGAACTTTCAGGTTTCATCCGGTGAGATTGGCGCGCTGCCAAGCCCGGATGAACAGGTGCTTGACGCCGTCATTTTGGGGCCGCAGCGTCTGACCACACCGGAGGATTTCCAGAATATCCTTTTGAAGGTCAACCCGGACGGCACACAGGTTCGTCTGCGTGATGTTGCGCGTGTGGAACTAGGGGCACAAAGTTTCCAGCCAAAGGGTCTCGTAGATGGGCACCCTGCTGCCGGTCTTGCCCTCAATCTCGCGCCTGGTGCCAACCAGATTCAGACAGTCTCCACCGTAAAGGCGCTGTTTGATCGTGCTGCGTCGTCCTTTCCCGCAGGCGTGCACGTTGTTTATGCTTATGACACAGCGCCGTTCGTCATGGAGTCCATGCACGAGGTTGTAGAGACACTGGTTATTGCGATCGGTCTTGTGGTCGTGGTGATGTATGTGTTCCTGCAGAATTTTCGTGCCACTCTGATTCCCACCATTGCCGTGCCCGTCGTGTTGCTTGGAACTTTCGCCGTAATTCAGGCGTCGGGCTTCATGCTCAACACCCTGACAATGCTGGCGCTGGTACTGGCAATTGGTCTGCTGGTGGACGACGCAATCGTTGTGGTTGAGAACGTCGAACGTCTGATGGCGGAAGAAAATCTTTCACCCGCCGACGCGACAAGCCGATCAATGAAGGAAATTACAGGTGCGCTGTTTGGCATCACAATGGTGCTGTCAGTGGTTTTCCTGCCCATGGCGTTCTTCGGTGGCTCTGCAGGCATCATTTACCGCCAGTTCTCCATCACCATCATTGCGGCCATGACGCTTTCGGTCATTACCGCCATTACGTTCACGCCGGCGTTGTGTGCCACTATTTTGCGTCCATCCCACGGTCAGGCGACGAAGGGTCCATTCGGCTGGTTTAACCGGTCATTCGACGCGTTGCTTGAGTATTATGGTCGTATCGTGGTGCGTCTGAATGCGACACCGCTTGCATGGGGGGGGTATTTGTTTCTGAGCGTTGCCGCTGTGCTATGCTTTTTTAAGCTTTCTGAAGGTTTCTTGCCTGATGAAGATCAGGAAGTCGTCTTCGTGCAGGTTCAATCGCCGCTCAACAGTTCGGCGCATGTCACGGAACGTGTGCAGAAAGATATTCGTGAATATGTCCAGGCACACGATAAAGGTGCTGTAGAAAATGTCCTGACGGTGTTTGGCTTCCATTTTGGCGGACGCAGTCAAAGTGCAGGTTTTATCGCAGTCAAGCTCAAGCATATTGATGAGCGTACGGGTGCCGTTCGTACAGCGCAGGACATAGCGTCTGATATTAACGGGCATTTTGCGACGTATGGGGTAGCCCAGGTTGTTGCGTTTCTTCCTCCACCCGTCATTGAACTCGGCAATGCCAGTGGTTTTGATTTTGAGCTGACCAATCCAGGGGGAATTCCCTACGAGCAGTTTTCTCAGGCCAAGGACCAGCTCATTGCCATGGCGCGGAAAGATCCGAGGCTTGTTGCTGTCCGTCTGAATGGACTGGATGACGCACCACAATGGCATTTGAACGTTCTGAGGGAGCGCGCCAATGCTTATTCGGTTTCCAATAGCGATATCAATGATACGATCGGGAGCGCCTTCGGTTCTGCCTATATCAACCAATTCAATATGAGTGGCCGTGCCAAAAAAGTCTTTCTTCAGGGGGAGATGGATTCGAGGTTGCAGCCCCGCGACCTAGAGAAATGGTTTGTACGCAATACACAGGGCCAGATGGTGCCGCTCACTGCTTTTACCGATCCAAAGTGGGAAATTGGGGCCCAGAAGCAGGATGTCTACAATGGTGTTCCCGCTTTCGAAATTCTGGGTGCGCCAGCGGCAGGCATAAGCAGTAGCGAGGCAATGAAGATCATGGAAGATTATGCGGCAAAGCTGCCGGTAGGGCTATCGCACGAGTGGTCTTCTATCTCCTATGAACAGCAGCAGAGTGCAGGGCAATCCGGGAAACTTTATGCTGTTTCATTGATTGTCGTTATCCTCTGTCTGGCAGGACTTTATGAGAGCTGGTCAATTCCTGTTGCTGTCATGCTCGTGATTCCACTCGGAATTCTTGGTGCTGCACTCGCTACTTTCCTGCGCGGTCTGGCAAACGATATCTATTTCCAAGTCGGCCTGCTTACAACAGTCGGTCTGGCCACCAAAAATGCAATTCTTATCGTGGAGTTCGCGAAGATGCACTATGATGCGGGTGCAACATTGGCTGATGCAGCTTTGATCGCGGCAAAAGAACGTCTGCGTCCCATCCTGATGACATCTTTTGCCTTCATTGTTGGTACTCTGCCGCTGGCACTCGCCACAGGGGCAGGTTCGGCTGCGCATATTGCCATCGGCACAGCGGTTGTCGGTGGTATGACTGGTGCGACAGTGCTGGCTGTGTTGTTCGTGCCTAAATTCTTTGTTTCGGTTCTGACCCTGTTCCGGGTTCAGCGCAATGCTCCAGATAAGCCTCCCGTCAGCACAGCGGAAGAAGGGGGGGCGCACTGA
- a CDS encoding efflux transporter outer membrane subunit, which translates to MSRQLSFSSLVFLLLGGCTMIPHYERPASPVGKTWPNGSAYRNTKGVSSDAVKSDAAWRDFYRDPLLQSLIAEALENNRDYRVAIQQIETAGAQFDIENASLFPSLTGNASGNIQKYAARTMRFPHTPASQGSIYQRQYGVGFGVSSYEIDLWGRIRSASRSAFDHYMSDVYTRESVNITLKASVATTVLNWVANNEGYQLTSDILKSWQKSYDLVLEARKSGSSSDLDVAEAEEALREAEKQLEIYDRQRAQALNQLELLVGRPLTDAQKNALEGKKALADIVDFPDVPEGLPSDLISRRPDILAAEHTLLAANDDIGEARAEFFPKIQITASNGTASSGIKRLFRSGMGAWDVAPQITLPIFDEGRLTAQLKQSKANKRMEIARYEKSIQTGFREVADALAARETYVRETTAQDCFVSASQRQYRLSRARFEMGSDSYLQTLVAQRTYLNAVTEGISIHLGQRSNAVTLYKVLGGGWENETPKRPFRIGEHIL; encoded by the coding sequence ATGTCGAGGCAGCTTTCCTTTTCATCACTGGTCTTCCTGCTTCTTGGAGGATGTACCATGATTCCGCATTACGAACGGCCAGCCAGCCCGGTTGGCAAGACTTGGCCGAATGGGTCTGCCTATCGTAATACCAAAGGCGTCTCGTCAGATGCCGTGAAATCCGATGCTGCATGGCGCGACTTTTATCGTGATCCACTTCTTCAATCTCTTATTGCAGAAGCGCTGGAGAACAACCGTGACTATCGTGTTGCCATTCAGCAGATCGAAACAGCTGGTGCGCAGTTTGATATTGAAAATGCGAGTCTGTTTCCGTCATTGACGGGGAATGCATCAGGAAATATCCAGAAATATGCTGCTCGAACCATGCGGTTTCCCCATACACCAGCTTCTCAGGGGTCTATTTACCAAAGGCAGTATGGTGTCGGTTTCGGCGTTTCCTCTTATGAGATTGATCTATGGGGGCGCATCAGGAGTGCTTCCCGGTCGGCATTTGATCATTACATGAGTGACGTCTATACGCGTGAGAGCGTGAATATTACGCTCAAAGCAAGCGTCGCTACGACAGTTCTTAACTGGGTGGCCAACAATGAAGGATATCAACTCACATCAGATATTCTGAAAAGCTGGCAGAAAAGTTACGATCTCGTCCTTGAAGCGCGTAAAAGCGGTTCGTCGAGCGACCTTGATGTGGCGGAGGCAGAGGAGGCGCTGCGTGAAGCTGAAAAGCAACTGGAGATCTATGACCGTCAGCGGGCTCAGGCCCTCAATCAGCTGGAACTTCTGGTAGGAAGGCCTCTGACGGACGCTCAGAAAAATGCACTGGAAGGAAAGAAAGCTCTTGCTGACATAGTGGACTTTCCGGATGTTCCAGAAGGTCTCCCGTCTGATCTCATCAGTAGGCGTCCGGATATTCTTGCCGCAGAGCATACGCTTCTGGCCGCAAATGACGATATTGGGGAGGCTCGGGCTGAGTTCTTTCCGAAGATCCAGATTACTGCGTCAAATGGTACAGCAAGTAGTGGCATCAAACGCCTTTTCCGATCCGGAATGGGGGCATGGGATGTCGCCCCGCAGATCACACTTCCGATTTTTGACGAAGGTCGATTGACGGCCCAACTCAAACAATCGAAAGCAAACAAGCGTATGGAGATTGCCCGCTACGAAAAATCAATCCAGACAGGTTTTAGAGAAGTAGCAGACGCGCTTGCTGCCAGAGAGACTTATGTTCGGGAAACGACGGCGCAGGATTGTTTTGTTTCGGCTTCACAGCGGCAATACCGGCTTTCTCGTGCGCGTTTTGAAATGGGGTCAGACAGTTATCTGCAAACACTTGTTGCCCAGAGAACTTATCTCAACGCCGTGACGGAAGGGATTTCTATCCATCTCGGTCAGCGTTCAAACGCTGTTACGCTCTATAAGGTATTAGGGGGTGGCTGGGAGAATGAGACGCCAAAGCGCCCATTCCGTATCGGTGAGCATATTCTATAA
- a CDS encoding TetR/AcrR family transcriptional regulator encodes MLKNKNERDEAVRTQIVEQARLLFERYGQSKTTMSDIAEAAGMSPAHIYNFFKGKNEIIDAVGDQVFSSFAKKIKKEIDTKKDLFEKIATIFLFIYKHNRDHALPKDDGLCIKICEGIDGWDFEKKFEGFVLKTVSDIIKQAAEPDISGDKVRNDARTILDCMFFGAVYTEIFRSLSAKEHEQRVRYQLEFIRSALLQRGYVV; translated from the coding sequence ATGTTGAAGAACAAAAATGAGCGTGATGAAGCTGTTAGGACGCAGATTGTTGAGCAGGCACGCTTATTGTTTGAGCGTTACGGGCAGTCAAAGACAACCATGTCCGATATTGCGGAAGCGGCAGGTATGTCACCCGCACACATTTATAATTTTTTCAAAGGAAAAAATGAAATTATAGATGCCGTTGGTGATCAGGTTTTTTCTTCCTTCGCCAAAAAAATAAAAAAAGAGATTGACACAAAAAAAGATCTTTTTGAAAAAATAGCCACGATATTTCTGTTTATTTATAAGCATAACCGTGATCACGCTCTTCCAAAAGATGATGGGCTATGTATTAAAATTTGTGAGGGGATTGACGGTTGGGATTTTGAAAAGAAATTTGAGGGATTTGTCCTCAAAACAGTTTCTGATATCATAAAACAAGCTGCCGAGCCCGATATTTCGGGGGATAAAGTCCGAAATGATGCCAGAACTATTCTCGACTGTATGTTTTTCGGCGCTGTTTATACCGAAATATTCCGATCTCTTTCAGCGAAAGAGCATGAACAACGCGTCAGATACCAGCTTGAATTTATTCGATCCGCGCTTCTTCAGAGGGGATATGTCGTTTAG
- a CDS encoding LysR family transcriptional regulator → MTHFGALEAFVQAAETSSFKEAGRRIGLSSSAIGRTIAKLEQELGARLFHRSTRAISLTAEGEKFLFHCYRIFAEFDAAREELSAVTAEPKGRLRIGFPNLGTELMPHIVAFQKRYPEIELDLDFSDRLVNLVEEGFDAVMRIGSVDDSRLMMRRLSGFHHRLVAAPDYASLRGLPVSPDDLQTHLCLRYRYPSSGKLAPWPFLTNGELISPDLPTSSVSNNINSLLSMVENGLGIALLPDFMVHEKIKAKQLIPVLDEYIHDRRDVGILWPSNRQSLPKIRAFVDFMAGRLGSA, encoded by the coding sequence ATGACACATTTTGGAGCCCTGGAAGCCTTCGTGCAAGCGGCAGAAACAAGCAGTTTCAAGGAAGCCGGTCGACGGATTGGCCTCTCCTCATCAGCGATTGGCCGAACAATAGCCAAGCTCGAGCAGGAACTAGGTGCTCGTCTTTTTCACCGTTCCACACGCGCCATCAGTTTGACGGCTGAAGGAGAAAAATTTCTCTTTCATTGCTATCGCATTTTTGCAGAGTTTGATGCAGCCAGAGAAGAATTAAGCGCAGTCACCGCAGAACCCAAAGGACGATTACGCATCGGTTTCCCTAATCTGGGTACTGAATTGATGCCACATATTGTTGCTTTTCAGAAACGCTACCCAGAAATCGAACTGGATCTCGATTTCAGTGACCGGTTGGTCAATCTGGTAGAGGAAGGGTTTGATGCTGTCATGCGGATTGGTTCTGTTGATGATTCGCGTCTCATGATGCGCAGACTTAGCGGATTTCATCATAGACTTGTCGCAGCACCAGACTACGCTTCCCTCCGGGGCCTGCCAGTCAGCCCTGATGATCTCCAGACACATCTCTGCCTGAGATATCGTTATCCCAGCAGCGGAAAACTGGCCCCATGGCCATTTCTGACTAATGGTGAACTAATCAGTCCGGACCTGCCCACATCTTCGGTTTCCAACAATATAAACTCATTGCTAAGTATGGTAGAAAACGGACTTGGTATCGCCCTGCTTCCAGACTTCATGGTGCATGAAAAGATAAAGGCAAAGCAGCTCATCCCCGTTCTGGACGAATATATTCATGACAGAAGAGACGTCGGCATCCTGTGGCCGTCCAATAGACAGTCATTACCCAAAATCCGAGCTTTTGTTGACTTTATGGCGGGTCGCCTTGGGTCAGCATAA
- a CDS encoding NADH:flavin oxidoreductase/NADH oxidase: MASPSLFKPFTLKDIALRNRIAIPPMCQYMATDGVVNDWHHIHYGALARGGAGLVVVEATAVAPEGRITPKCAGLWNDEQAQAFVPVVKAIKDAGAVPGIQIAHAGRKANANRPWEGDDHIPENDPRAWQTIAPSAIAFGKHLPRTPKAMTLEDIKRVQQNFVDAARRALEAGFEWIELHFAHGYLAQSFFSEHSNQRTDAYGGSLENRSRFLVETLAAVRKVWPEHLPLTVRFGVIEFDGRDEQTFAESMELVKRFKTEGLDLLSVSIGFTIPEVNIPWGPGFMAPIAGRVREEVGLPVTSAWGFEVPAVAEQAAAEHRLDLVSVGRALLANPHWPYAAAKALRADRPAWVLPAPYARWLERYSLGQF; encoded by the coding sequence ATGGCCTCTCCCTCTCTGTTCAAGCCGTTTACCCTCAAGGACATTGCACTGCGTAATCGTATCGCCATTCCCCCGATGTGCCAGTATATGGCCACGGATGGGGTCGTGAATGACTGGCACCATATTCACTATGGTGCCTTGGCTCGGGGTGGGGCTGGGCTGGTCGTTGTCGAAGCGACAGCCGTCGCTCCGGAAGGTCGCATTACCCCAAAGTGTGCCGGTCTGTGGAATGATGAGCAGGCACAGGCTTTTGTTCCTGTTGTCAAGGCCATCAAGGACGCTGGCGCCGTTCCTGGTATTCAGATTGCGCATGCCGGACGTAAGGCGAATGCCAACCGTCCATGGGAGGGAGATGACCATATTCCTGAAAATGACCCCCGTGCCTGGCAGACGATCGCGCCTTCTGCCATCGCTTTTGGTAAGCATCTGCCCCGGACGCCTAAAGCCATGACTCTTGAAGATATAAAGCGTGTGCAGCAGAATTTTGTTGATGCGGCGCGACGTGCTCTTGAGGCTGGCTTCGAGTGGATTGAACTCCATTTTGCTCATGGTTATCTGGCGCAGAGTTTCTTTTCTGAGCATAGCAATCAGCGAACCGACGCCTATGGTGGAAGCTTGGAAAACCGCAGTCGTTTTCTGGTCGAAACTCTCGCGGCAGTCAGAAAAGTGTGGCCGGAACATTTGCCTTTGACGGTCCGCTTCGGAGTTATTGAGTTCGATGGTCGTGACGAACAGACTTTTGCTGAGTCCATGGAACTGGTGAAGCGCTTCAAGACCGAAGGACTGGATCTGCTCAGCGTGAGTATTGGGTTCACCATTCCTGAAGTGAATATTCCGTGGGGCCCCGGCTTCATGGCGCCTATTGCTGGGCGTGTCCGTGAAGAAGTGGGTCTTCCGGTGACGTCAGCATGGGGGTTTGAAGTGCCTGCTGTGGCAGAGCAGGCCGCTGCGGAACACAGGTTGGATCTTGTCTCAGTTGGGCGCGCCCTTCTTGCTAATCCGCACTGGCCCTACGCAGCCGCAAAGGCCTTGCGCGCGGATCGACCCGCCTGGGTTTTGCCTGCTCCTTATGCCCGTTGGCTTGAACGCTATAGTCTTGGCCAGTTCTGA
- a CDS encoding alpha-ketoglutarate-dependent dioxygenase AlkB family protein, translated as MDLFGEIRHLKLNGGTVVYDPRPSLGLSPDLLMKRLSSELVWEQHKVRLHDTVIDQPRLSGWHGDIVHTYTTLAHNLHPEPWSPVLKQLRQRVSELAKAPFNSMLANLYRNGADSIGWHSDNEEGLGTEPTIALISLGAERKFSLRRWDDHRSRCDIILEHGSLLIMSGMTQRYWQHAVPRTSAVTGARISLTFRQIDPVSGRSLKSVTHKEQSGTDP; from the coding sequence GTGGATCTATTCGGCGAAATAAGACATCTCAAATTGAATGGAGGAACGGTCGTCTATGATCCTCGTCCATCTCTTGGACTGTCTCCCGATCTGTTGATGAAGAGACTGAGTTCAGAGCTGGTCTGGGAGCAGCACAAAGTCCGGCTTCATGATACTGTAATAGATCAGCCTCGTTTGAGTGGCTGGCATGGGGATATCGTTCATACATATACCACGCTGGCGCATAATCTTCACCCAGAGCCTTGGAGCCCTGTGCTCAAGCAGCTCCGGCAACGTGTTTCAGAGCTGGCGAAAGCTCCCTTTAACTCTATGCTGGCCAATCTCTATCGGAACGGCGCAGACAGCATAGGCTGGCATAGCGATAACGAAGAGGGACTGGGAACTGAACCAACGATTGCTTTGATCAGCCTCGGTGCAGAGAGAAAGTTTTCGTTGAGACGGTGGGACGATCATCGCAGCAGGTGTGACATTATTCTTGAGCATGGCAGCTTGCTTATCATGAGTGGCATGACGCAGAGGTACTGGCAACATGCTGTCCCCAGAACAAGTGCGGTGACAGGGGCCAGAATAAGCCTCACGTTCCGACAGATTGATCCAGTATCAGGCCGCTCTCTGAAGTCGGTCACCCACAAAGAACAATCAGGGACGGATCCGTGA
- a CDS encoding NAD-dependent epimerase/dehydratase family protein, which yields MRLFVTGASGYIGGSFAAEAVRRGHDVRGLVRSAEKAAACAALGMVPVQGTLADRDLLIEEAQRADVVVNAASSDERDAVDTFLAALSGSGKAFLHTSGSSLVADHAEGEASEAIFDERHMPLPVAEKAPRVALDHAILTTPGIRSIILCNSLIYGKALGPTAHSVQLPLLVDYARENGCARYIGKGLNRWSTVHIADVVDLYFLALEQAPPATFVFVESGEASFRDMAQSIANALRLGEATSMTVEAAIKRWGRQRALYSLASNSRVRSLYSRAWGWKPNSADIHTWILNNISAENP from the coding sequence ATGAGGCTGTTTGTTACGGGGGCCAGTGGTTATATTGGCGGCTCCTTTGCTGCTGAAGCTGTTCGCAGGGGACACGACGTACGAGGGCTGGTTCGCTCCGCCGAGAAAGCGGCGGCCTGTGCAGCGTTGGGCATGGTGCCTGTTCAAGGAACGTTGGCGGATCGTGATCTTCTCATAGAAGAAGCCCAAAGAGCAGATGTGGTCGTTAATGCGGCAAGCAGTGATGAGCGGGATGCAGTTGATACCTTTCTCGCGGCGCTTTCAGGTTCCGGTAAAGCCTTCTTGCATACGAGTGGCAGCAGTCTGGTCGCTGATCATGCTGAAGGTGAAGCGAGCGAGGCTATTTTCGACGAGCGCCATATGCCGCTGCCTGTGGCAGAAAAAGCTCCGCGAGTTGCTCTCGATCACGCGATCCTGACAACACCTGGAATACGGTCAATCATTCTGTGTAATTCACTGATCTATGGAAAGGCTCTGGGGCCGACGGCTCATAGTGTCCAGCTTCCCCTTCTGGTAGACTACGCGCGGGAGAATGGCTGCGCCCGCTATATTGGCAAAGGTCTTAACCGCTGGTCGACAGTCCATATAGCAGATGTCGTGGACCTGTATTTCCTAGCGCTTGAACAGGCTCCGCCGGCAACATTTGTATTTGTTGAGAGTGGAGAGGCATCCTTTCGGGATATGGCGCAGTCTATTGCCAATGCATTGAGGCTTGGTGAGGCAACCTCCATGACGGTTGAGGCCGCCATAAAACGCTGGGGGCGTCAGAGGGCTCTGTATTCCCTGGCGTCTAACAGTCGGGTGCGCAGCCTCTACTCGCGGGCATGGGGATGGAAGCCGAACAGTGCAGATATTCACACATGGATTCTAAATAATATTTCAGCAGAAAATCCGTAA
- the vapB gene encoding type II toxin-antitoxin system VapB family antitoxin yields the protein MLTRTTLFLSNRSQAVRLPKMVAFGEQVRDVVIVSEGSRRIIAPADAAWDDFFAAPGVDLGERNQPAMQEREAL from the coding sequence ATGCTGACCCGTACGACACTCTTTCTATCCAACCGCTCGCAGGCAGTGCGCCTGCCGAAGATGGTCGCCTTCGGGGAGCAGGTGCGTGACGTCGTCATTGTGTCCGAAGGTTCACGACGCATCATCGCCCCCGCTGACGCAGCGTGGGATGATTTCTTTGCGGCTCCCGGCGTGGATCTGGGGGAGCGGAACCAGCCGGCCATGCAGGAACGTGAGGCGCTCTGA
- the vapC gene encoding type II toxin-antitoxin system tRNA(fMet)-specific endonuclease VapC, with the protein MLRYLLDTNLCIRVLRDRPQGLRPRFNSCAEELCISDVVLYELLYGAERSSDPVRTRREVERFAARLAVLPFDSEAAAHTADIRAELERNGRIIGPYDLMIAGHARSRGLIVVTGNLREFQRVEGLRTEDWLTDTV; encoded by the coding sequence ATGCTGCGTTATCTGCTGGATACGAACCTCTGTATCCGGGTATTGCGGGATCGACCACAAGGGCTGCGTCCAAGGTTCAACAGCTGTGCGGAGGAACTCTGCATCTCGGACGTGGTTCTGTATGAGCTGCTTTATGGCGCAGAACGCTCGTCCGATCCCGTGCGCACAAGGCGTGAAGTCGAGCGCTTCGCGGCAAGGCTGGCGGTCCTGCCATTCGACAGTGAAGCAGCCGCCCATACGGCAGACATTCGGGCCGAACTTGAACGGAATGGCCGTATCATAGGTCCGTATGATCTCATGATTGCCGGGCATGCCCGGAGCAGAGGGCTGATTGTTGTGACCGGCAATCTGCGGGAATTTCAGCGGGTGGAGGGTCTTCGAACCGAGGACTGGCTGACTGACACGGTCTGA
- a CDS encoding LysR family transcriptional regulator encodes MSDNQELDVILLRSFLAVSETLHFTSAAQMRGVTQSTISQHINRLEQAVGASLLHRTTKQVELTPQGMQMVSFAQNIIHAQGMAMDYFRSGTLRVELRLGIAEDMVVSRFPEMLKRFRRLYPHVEVRLTVGLSRELYNLLDAGALDLICTKRKEGDERGIPLWRERLQWLGGGNFDTLVEGAVPLVLFSGNSITRVAAIAAMNKVGRAWRASFMSSNLGALVAAVRSGYGVFAQSGLLVSQEIVPVPASADLPPLPDVDFVMVGATEQLEGASRDLADLIIENIEGLAPPGSRIIAGTSPCGSEARKVTAI; translated from the coding sequence ATGAGCGATAATCAGGAACTTGATGTTATTCTGCTACGGTCGTTTCTCGCCGTTTCCGAAACGTTGCATTTTACGTCCGCCGCGCAGATGCGGGGTGTTACGCAATCGACCATCAGCCAACATATCAACCGGCTGGAGCAGGCAGTTGGCGCGTCGTTACTGCATCGCACCACTAAGCAGGTGGAACTGACACCGCAAGGCATGCAGATGGTGAGTTTTGCCCAGAACATCATCCACGCGCAGGGAATGGCCATGGATTACTTCCGCAGTGGTACCCTGCGCGTGGAACTGCGTTTGGGCATTGCAGAAGATATGGTAGTCTCCCGTTTTCCTGAAATGCTCAAGCGCTTTCGCCGCCTGTACCCCCATGTCGAGGTGCGGCTGACCGTCGGCCTTAGCCGGGAACTTTATAACCTGCTTGATGCCGGTGCGCTCGACCTGATCTGCACCAAGCGCAAGGAGGGCGACGAACGTGGCATACCGTTATGGCGTGAGCGGCTGCAATGGCTGGGGGGCGGCAATTTTGACACGTTGGTCGAAGGGGCCGTGCCTCTGGTCCTGTTTTCGGGCAACAGCATTACTCGTGTAGCGGCTATTGCTGCCATGAATAAGGTCGGCCGGGCATGGCGTGCCTCTTTCATGAGTTCGAACCTCGGGGCGCTCGTGGCAGCCGTCCGGTCCGGTTACGGCGTGTTCGCCCAATCGGGTTTGCTGGTCAGTCAGGAAATCGTGCCCGTTCCCGCCAGTGCGGATCTTCCTCCTCTGCCTGATGTTGATTTTGTTATGGTTGGCGCGACGGAGCAGCTTGAAGGCGCTAGCCGCGACCTGGCCGACCTGATTATCGAGAACATCGAAGGACTTGCTCCCCCGGGAAGCCGCATCATTGCTGGCACATCCCCTTGCGGGTCCGAGGCGCGTAAAGTAACGGCAATTTAG